The genomic DNA TCTCAAGAATTTGGTAAAGCTAAATTATATATTGATGATGAAAAAAGTCTATTATTTAAAAAGGTTAGTCAAAATTCACAAGTATGAATGAGTCATGCAGATCACTTAACAAAAATGCCTGCTGGTTTTAAACAAATTGCTCATTCAGATTCATCAGTTGCAGGTATTGAAAATGAAAAAATGAATATCTATGGAATTCAATTTCATGCTGAAGTTACTCACTCTGAAAAAGGAATTCAGATTTTAAAAAACTTTATTTTTGACATTTCAAAATGCAAGAAAGATTGAGAAATGAAGCAATTCATTGAAAATAAAATAAAAGAAATAAAGGAACTTGTTGGAGATGAGCAAGTTATTTTAGGTCTTTCTGGAGGAGTGGATTCATCAGTAGCTGCAGCTTTAATTTCAAAAGCAATTGGTAAACAACTAAAATGTATTTTAGTAGATACTGGTTTATTAAGAAAAGATGAAGCTAAAAAAGTAATGGATTTATATAATAAAGAATTTGATATGAATATTAAGTTGGTTGATGCAAGTAAAGAATTTTATAAAGAATTAAAGGGACAAATTGATCCAGAAGACAAAAGAAAAATTATTGGTAAAAAATTTATTGAAGTTTTTAGTGAAGAGGCAAGAAAAATGCAGGGTGCAAAATTTTTGGCTCAGGGAACAATTTATCCAGATGTAATTGAGTCTTCAAGTAATGGTCATGTTTCAAAAACAATTAAATCACACCATAATGTTGGGGGTTTACCTAAGGATTTAAAGTTTGATTTGTTAGAACCTTTAAGAGAGTTATTTAAAGATGAAGTAAGAGCTGTGGGAAGAGAACTAGGAATTCCTGCTTTAATGATTGATCGTCATCCTTTTCCAGGGCCCGGTCTTGGAGTGAGAGTTATTGGTGAAGTTACAAAAGAAAAATGTGAGATTTTAAAAGAGGCTGATGATATTTTTATTAGTAATTTAATTGAAGCAAATTTATATAATGAAGTATCTCAAGCATTTGTTACACTATTGCCTGTAAAAACAGTTGGTGTTATGGGAGATAATAGAACTTATGATTATGTGGTTGCATTGCGAAGTGTAAATACAATTGATTTTATGACAGCTTCAAGTACACATTTACCTTGAGATTTTTTAGATAAAGTTGTTAATGAAATTATTAATAAGGTGGATGGAGTTAATAGAGTAGTTTATGATGTAACTTCAAAACCACCAGGAACAATAGAATGAGAATAGAGGAGAGTTTGTATGAATAAAAATGATTTAAATGGAAAAATAATTAGTGAAGGTATTACTTTTGATGATGTTTTATTAGTACCAAGATATTCTGAAATATTGCCCAATGATGTTTCTTTAAAAACAAAATTAACAAAAAATATAGAACTTAATATTCCAATAATAAGTTCAGCTATGGATACTGTAACTGAATCTAAACTTGCTATTGAAATGGCAAGATGTGGTGGAATTGGAATTATTCATAAAAACTTATCAATTGAAGAACAATCTTTAGAAGTTCAAAAAGTTAAAAGAAATGAATCAGGGTTTATAACAGATCCTATTACAATTACAAAAGAAACAATTGTTGAACAAGCAAATGAAATTATGGCAACCTATAAAATATCAGGATTACCTGTTGTAGATGGTAGTGGTAAACTAATTGGAATTCTTACAAATAGAGATCTAAAATATTTTGAAGATTTTCAAGCAAAAGTAGAAGTAATTATGACTAAAGATAATTTAATTACAGGTAATCCATCAACAACATTAGAGCAAGCAAAGGCAATTCTATTAAAAAATAGAATTGAAAAATTGCCAATTGTTGATGCTAATAATACTTTAGTTGGTTTAATCACAACAAAAGATATTGATAAAGCAATTGATCATCCAAATGCGTGTAAAGATGAAAAAGGAAGATTGAGAGTTGGTGCTGCTGTTGGAGTAGGTGAAGACTTTATGCAAAGAGTTGACGAACTTGTAAAAGCTCAAGCAGATGTTATTGTTATTGACTCAGCTCATGGTCACAGTAAAGGTATTATTGATGTAATTAAAGCAATTAGAAGCAAATATAAGAACTTAGAAATAGTTGCAGGAAATATTTGTACTGCGCAAGGAGCAGAGGCTTTATACAAAGCTGGTGCTAACGGAGTAAAAGTTGGAGTTGGTCCTGGAAGTATTTGTACAACAAGAGTTGTTGCTGGAGTTGGAGTTCCTCAAATAACTGCAATTAATGATGTTTTTAATTGAGCCAAGGATAAAGAAATAACTATTATTGCTGATGGGGGAATAAAATACTCAGGTGATATTGTTAAAGCTCTTGCAGCAGGCGCTCACAGTGTTATGATGGGAAGTATTTTTGCAGGAACTGAAGAATCACCTGGAGAAGAAATAATTGCCAATGGTAAAAAATATAAAACTTATGTTGGAATGGGTTCACTTGTTGCTATGAAAAGAGGGAGTAGTGATCGTTATTTCCAAAAAGGTGCTAAAAAATTAGTACCCGAAGGTATTGAAGCAAGAGTTCCATTTAAAGGAAAAATGAGAGAAGTAGTTTTCCAATTAATGGGTGGTTTAAAAAGTGGAATGGGCTATACTGGAAGTGAAACTATTGAACAACTACGCTTTGACACTCAATTTGTAAAAATCACAAATGCTAGTTTAAAAGAAAGTCACCCTCATGATGTGGAACTTACAAAGGAAGCTCCAAACTATAATAAATAAATTTGGGTTCAGTGTATGAACCTTTTGTTTTGCAAACGAAGTAGAAATGAAAGGATAGTTATGAAAAAAATTAATTTAGATGATATTGCAAAAAATGCTTGAAGTAATGCTTTACTTTGTCAATGTGGAGATGAAAAAGATAATTTTGATATCCACAGAATTTGTTTAGTTTGTTTAAAAATTATGGACTATAATGAACATTATTCACAAATAAATGTAAAAAAACCTTGAAACATTAAATTTTATAATAATGATAATTATAACTTAGTTGAATTTAGTGGTATCACAATGGCAGTTCACAAGGAATGCTTTATAAAATAAATATAAGTACTTATATGCTAAAATTATTTTGTTATCTTTAAGGAGAGAAAAAAAATGAAGAAACTTTCTGCAAATGAAATTAGAAAAATGTGACTAGATTTTTTTAAATCAAAAGATCACTATTTTTTGGAACCTGTTAGTTTAGTGCCAGTAGAAGATCCGAGTTTATTATGAATAAATTCTGGAGTTGCTACTTTAAAACCATATTTTGACGGGAGAATGAACCCACCATCACCTAGGTTAACAAATTCACAAAAATCTATTAGAACAAATGATATTGAGAATGTAGGAGTTACAGCACGACATCAAACAATGTTTGAGATGTTAGGCAATTTTTCAATTGGAGATTACTTTAAGAAAGAAGCAATAGAATTTGCATGAGAACTTTTGACTTCTCCAAAGTGATTTGATATTAACCCAAATCTGTTATACATAACTGTCTTTAATGAAGATCAAGAAGCTTATGATGTTTGAACTAACATTATTAAAATTAAAGAAGATCATATTTTTAAAGGAACAAGAGATACTAACTTTTGAGATGTAGGGCAAGGACCATGTGGACCTAATACAGAGATTTTTTTTGATCGTGGTGAAAAATGAGATCCTAAAAAAGTTGGATCAAAACTTTTAAAAGATGATATTGAAAATGATCGATACATTGAAATTTGAAATATTGTTTTTTCACAATTTAATAACGATGGGAATAATAATTACACAGAGTTGCCAAGAAAAAATATTGATACGGGTGCTGGTTTTGAAAGATTAGTTTCAATTTTTCAAGAAGTTCCAACTAACTTTGAAACTGATATATTTTTTCCAACAATACAAGAGGTTGAAAAAATGTGTAATAAAAAATTTAGATATTCAATTGAAAATTATTATAATGAAAATAAAGAACAAACTAAAATTAATACGGCTTTTAAAGTAATTGCTGATCATGTTAGAGCAGCTATTTTTGCTATAAGTGACGGAGTATTTCCTGGAAATAAAGATAGAGGATATATTATAAGAAGACTTATTAGAAGAAGTTCTGTCTATGGAAGAAAATTAGGAATTAAAGAATCATTTTTATATAAACTAGTAGATAAAGTAATACAGGCAATGAAAGACTTCTATCCATATTTAATTGAAAAAAAAGATATGGTTAAGGAAGTTATTAAACAAGAAGAATTACGATTCTTAAAAACACTTTCAAAGGGTTATGAACACTTAGAATCTATTATTAAGGCACAAAATAAAGTAAGTGGTAAAAATGCATTATTGCTTTTTGAATCTTTTGGATTTCCAATTGAATTAACTACAGAAATAGCAAATGAAGCCAATGTAAAAATTGATTTAAAAAGTTATGAAAAACTTTTGGAAGAGGCAAAACAATTAGCAAGAAACTCAAGAAAAGATGACAAGGCTTGAAATAAACAATCAGCGATTCTTACAGGTTTAAAAGTTGAAAGCGAATTTGTTGGCTATGATTTAGAAGAATGTGACTCAAAAGTTAACTTTATTTTTGAAGATGAAAAAAAATTAGAATCTGTAACAAATAAAGTAGTATTTATAACTTTAACTAAAACACCTTTTTATGCTGAAAAAGGGGGACAAGCTGCTGATAATGGTTATTTAATTGATTCACAAGATAATCGCCATTTAGTAATGGATGTTAAAATGGGTCCAAATGGACAACACATTCATAAAGTTCAAGTTAATGGAACTTTAAAAAATGGTGATATTGTTAGAGCAATAATTGATAGTGAAAAACGCTTCTATACTATGAAAAATCATTCAGGTACACATATTTTACAAGCAGCTCTTCAAGAGATTCTTGGAAAAGAAGCTTTACAAAATGGTAGCTATAACGATGAAAATGGTTTAAGAATTGATATTTCATATAATAGATTACCAACTCCAGAAGAAGTAGTGAAAATTCACTCAGTTATAGCAAGAGAAATTAAAAGAGAAATTCCTAGAGAAATTATTCACTGTTCATTAAAAGAAGCTATTGAAAAGCATAATGCCCTAGCTTTATTTACAGAGAAGTATGGTAAAAACGTTAGAGTAATTAAATTTGGGTCATTTTCTTGTGAACTTTGTGGAGGAACACATGTTACTAACACAAAAGATATTGAAGACTTACTAATTACCAATGTTGAGTCAAAGGGTAGTGGAGTATTTAGATATCACGCAGTAACTAGTCATAAGGAAGTAAGTAGTTATTTAGAGCAGTTGTTTAATAAACAAAAATTAGAAATCCAAGTTTTAATAGATAAATTTAATAGATTTAAATTAAAAGTTAAAAATAATTTAATTGAAAAAGAAATTAATAAAATAATGTCTTTAAAGGCAAGTAAGGAAAATTTAGTAATTATAAAACAAAAAGTAAATGACTTAAAAAACTCATTTAAGATATATCAAAAGGAAATAGAAGAGCTGTTAATTGAAGAGAAATTACTAAAATATTCTGATGTTATTCCAATTAACAAAGAACATAAAAATCTAATTGAATTAGAAACAAATAATCTAGAAATGAAGGAAATGAAATCTCTTTCAGACAAATTACAAAATAAGTTTGAAAACCTAATTATTATGCTTTGAAATACAAATGAAAAGATTTTTATTGTATCAGTCAATGATAAAATTGCAAAAGAAAATAGAGCAATTGATCTATTTAATAATAATAAAAAATTTAAAGTTAAAGGGGGAGGAAATGATACATTTGCTCAAGGTAAGATAATTTAATTTTTTTATATATAAACATTATTTTTTAAAAATATTTTTAAAATTTAATGTTTTTTTTTTTTTTTTATCAACTATAATTAAAAAAGGTGAAAAATATAATGAAAAAAGTTAGAAGTAATATAAACTTAATAGTTATTTTTATTCTTCTTTTTTTAACATTTCCTATTCAAAATATCTTAAATCAAAAAACTAATATAGTTATGTTGTCACTATTAGTTAATATTACTTTAATCATAATTTCTTTGTATTTCATCTCTAAATTTATTGCAGATTTACTAAAATTTATCGAAAAATATAATGATGAAATATCAAGAAAAAACTTAATAAGTCTGAGCTTGTCAAATAATAATTTTAAATTTTATATAACAATGCTAGTTACCTTTTTATTTTTTATTTTCTCAATAACTCAAACTTATATCTCAATTGAAAGAACAACAGTAATCTCAATGGAAATATATTGATGAACAAATTATAAATTAGATAGAGTAATTAATTTAGATTATATAAATATATTATTTTTTGCTCAATTTATTTTAATAAGTTTACTTTTATTATATTCATTTTTTTACATTATATTTTTCTACTTTATATACTCTGTAATAAAAACTGTTTCAAAATCAAATGAAGATTTAAATCATCTTATTTATAAGAAATCTACTAAGCTAAATCTATTTTTAAAAATGTTTATTAAGTATTTAAACAATATTAAGTTAGAAGCAAAAAAAATTCAAAATAGTTGAAAAGAAATAATAAATTTAATTAGCAATATTAAATCAGAAGAATTGAAAAGCTTTAAAAAGGCAACAACTCCTCCATTATTTTTCTAATTAAAATTTTTTTAGCGTTGTTTAAGTTAATCACTTAGATTTATTAAAATGGACAAAAATTTAAGTGTGGAAAAATACAGAGTATAAAGAAAAAAAATTATTTTAAATAATTTTTAATAACACAAGAATTTAAAAAGTTAAAGGGTAAATAATAAAAAAAGATAGACTATCGAGTTTTAAATAAATGAATAAAAAATGAAAAAATACTTAATAAAAATTAAGTACTTATTTAATGAAAGAAAAAAGGAGAATTTTAATTATGAAAAAATTATTAAATATATTAACATCTGTAACTTTAATTGGTTCAGCTGCAACATCAGTGGCAGCTTGCGGTGGAGGCGGGGGAAAAAAAGACCCTGATCTTTCTACTATGCAAAAAGAAATGCTAAATGGAGCAGAATTTATTTCAAGACTTATTGTTGCTGGAAGACATGAAAATTTAAATTACAATGTTAATGAAATACTATCAATATTCTTAACACCATTACCAACAGCTATGAATATGCCAACATTTTATAAATATGAAAATAGTACTATAAATATAGCTAACAAAATAAGTAAATTCAAAAATAATTTAGCACCTTCTTTAAATTATTATAACGGTGATAACTATGCGGGAATGTTTGCTAGTTATCTTATGGGGATGTATGAGGATGATTTTTATAATAATATGATAAATGGTGGTGATGAAAATGCTAACTACTTTAATGACACATTTTCAATAAATGGTAATCAAGGTTATAACAAGAAAAGTAATAATGCAATGGGATATGCTGCTGGTTTAGGCAAAGATATTAATTTATCAAAAAATGAAGAAAGAAGAGAACTGGCTTGAGCTATCCAAGATACTGGGGCATTATCAAATTATTTGTTAAGTTTAGGTTTTGATGGAGCTAATCCAACTGATACAAATGGTACAAGTTCACCTGTATCAAATGCTGACGAGCATAAAAAAGGTGGAACTAATGGTTCTGGTTATGCTTGATATAACTCAATACTTATGAGTGGAAGAGCAAAGAAAAGTAAAGATTTTAGTGGTAAATTACAATCTCTTGAGAATAATAAACTTAAAGATTTAGGTTATAATAAAGCAAATGATGATAATAAATCTATGATTAATGGAAAAGAATTTAATTCAACAGGAGGTTTGATTACAAAAATAGCTGGAGAACAAAATATAAGTGGTTTTATTAGTTTGTTTGGCTCAATGCTAGAAAATATCTCAGATACAAAAAATGGAGCACTTATATTAAGCGAATTTATGAATATAATTTTTCCCTTAATTAGAATAAAATCTTCGGGTCTTTTTGGAGCTTCAGATCCTCAATCAATTAGTCAGGCTGTAGGATTCTCTCTAATTACTAATGTTTGGGATGCTATTAAAAAAATTGATAGTAACATTATTAAAGATGAAAATATTTTGGAAAGCATAAAAAACTTAGATAAATCTCCTGATTCTGTTTGATTTATTCCTGGAACAACTGCAAAACCTGAAAATGTAAAAATTTCAGTTTTATATAAAGATGCAAATAAAGATAACGAGGAAATAGGTGGTCAAAATGGAACAAATGCAAAAAATATTATAAAAATTATAGATTTAATAGTAGAACTTTATAATAATGAAGAAAATAAAAAAGAATTTATTGAAAAATTATTTATCTCAAAAAATTCTCCATTCTATAGTTCTTATAAAACAATAATAAATTATATAGGACCTGAAAACTGAGAAAAATCTATGCTAGGTGAAGATAATGATGGAGCTATTAATCTATTAAAATTTGCCAAAGGTGCTTATTTAATGATGACAAATCGTGATGTTATTGAAAAGTTTGAAAGATTAATAGAGGAATTTAAAGGAGAAAATACGTTTAGAGATCTAACAAGCCTACAAAAAAATAAGTTTTTAGAATTAATTGGTTGATCAGAAAAGGGATATGAAGATAAATCCCTAGGTAAATTAATTTACAATTCATTTACAAATAGTGAAGTTACAGGTCAAAAGGACTTTAGTGATTTTTTTTCAGGTTTCAAAGATTATGTAACTAATGCAATGGCGGAAGTACATGAACCTGTATTGCAATATTTGGTAGATGATAAATATTGAAGAGTAAATAATTTTAAAATAAATACAACAAGTAATACACAACGTGCTGGAAAAATGGAATTTACGTTGGATTATAATGGGATAGGTGATAGTACTTCAAATGCAAGTAAACAAACTAAAAAAGTTGTAGTAGAAGAGAAATTTAATCCTTATCAAACCATTTCAAAGCATCAAGAACAAAATTGAACTAGCGAACTTAAAAGTAAATTGGATGAGGATAAAATTGCAAATTCAGGAAAAATTTTAGGTGTTGAACAGGGTGCAATTAAAAAAGAGGACATTGCAAATTATGATGGTCTAGGTAATTATCAAGATTATAAAACTGTAAAAAATTCATATAAAATAGTTTGAGAAAATATCTCAAATAATCCAGAATCACCTTATTGAGTAATAACCTCACTAAAATCATTTAATGCAAATGGAGAAGAATTTTATAATATTTATTAATAAATAAATGCTTTTATTTAAAAATGGTTTAAGAAAATTATTAAAAGATTATGTCCAGTTTGGGATATATTTAGTACTTATTACAATCGCTGTTATATTTACATCCACTTTTGGTATTGTTTCTTCAAATTTAATTAGTACAAATAATAATATAAATAAAAATTTTGAAAAATTTGATTACTCATTTAGATATACATCAAGCGCATATAAATCAAATGATACTCAAACTTTCACTCCATGATTTGCATTTAATACAGAGTTATTAAAAAATGATAAAGGAAACTATTTTCCAAGACTAACTTTTGGAGAATCTGGAATACTAAAAAAATATGAATTTAAAGATAATTGTTCTGGTTTTAAAATTAATTGTTATGAATCATCAATTTTTTCAGAAAATGGTAAAAATTATGTGAACTTTCATTTTGGAGATGTTGAATCAAACTTTGGTATTGAAAATAATGACAAGCAATATTTACCAACATCTGATAAAGCTGTTATAAATTTTACAGATAAACAAAAAATTGAAGTGGTCAAAAAGGCTGAATTTGGTGATTTATATAAATTGAATCTAGAGTCAAATAGTTTTAAAAACTCTTTAATTGGCAAATTATATGAAAAAAATAACAATTTTAACCAAGAAATCTTATCAAGCAGCGCGCGCGATACCGCATTACATATTTTTGATTTTATGTTCTTTTTAAATAATTCAGTTTTAACAAATGTAATTAAAAAGGATATTGTTAGTATTTATGAGAATACTAGTATAGAAAATCAAAAGTATGAGATTGAAAAATATGTTAATAAAGGTATTGGAGAGATTGACTCAACGGGAAAATATTTATTTTCTAAAATTCCTATTGAGTTTAAAGGTGATGCAGATGAAAAAAAACTATTCTCTGAGAATGCAAGTTTTTTTATTAAAAAGTTTGATTCTACTTTAGTTTTTAAAACTGATATAAATCAAAATGGATATGAGATATTAACAAATAAAATAACTCAAAGAAATTGATTCTCTATATATTTTAATTTATTAGGAGATTTAACTAATTTTAAAATAACACTAACTAATGAAGTTGTTAAATGAGATTCAAGTGGAAGAAAATTTAGATACATTTCAGCATTTTACAATACTAAGAAACCAAATAGTGATATCCTAGATGCTCATTTTTATAATGAAGAATTATTTAACTTATATAAAAGAACTTATACTAATAATAGTTTTACAGAGTATTCTTTTATATCCTCTAATGGTTATGCAAAATATAATAATATGCATTTAGGCAAAAGTTATGATATCTTTAATTATAATAATTCTGAAGGTATGTATGTTATGGATGGAATTGGTTCGGATTCATTTAATATTTATCCTACAATATATGAAGAAGACCTATTAACAAATCAAAAAAATGAAGCCATATTTTATATAAGTAATTCTTTATTTAATAAGCAATTTAATAAAGATGGAGAAGAAAAGAGTTATCAAGATGTAAGTAGGTCATATTTAACTTATCAAAAATCCGATATGAGTTCTATTGAAAAAGATATAAATTTATTAAAAACTTATTTTGCAGATAACATTTTGAATTTGGGAAAAATTCAAGAAAATATTAATAATGAGAATTACTCTGAAAATTTATCAAGAGCAAATATTGAATCTTATAAGGATACAACTTTATTAAATATGAGAAGTAGTTTATTTCCAGGTGTTGTAAAAGGGTTTTATTCACTGGCAATAATATTTTGTTTAATTTTTGCAAGTGCTTTAGCATTTGTGGTTTATACTATATTTAAAAAAACGTTGGTAACACAAAGGAGTCAGATAGGGAATTTAAAATCACTTGGATTTTCTAATACTAAAATAATATTTAATTACATTTTGTATATGTCCATTCCTATTTTTATATTAGTTCCAATAGGTTGAACTATAAGTTTATTTTTGCAAGGATCCTTAATGGGAATTTTTGAAATGTACTTTAATATTCCATCAATTTTCTCAATTGATTGAAAACTTTTACTAGTTGAATTATTTGCATTTTTGGCAATTGTTAGTTTAATTGTGTTTTTTACTAGTTACTTTACTGTAAAACAATCTCCATTAATTTTATTATCACCAAGTAAAAGTCATAAGCCAAATATATTTTTATCCAAAGCATTCTCAAAAATTAAAGGACTTAGTTTTACTTCGAAATTAAGACTTGTGATATTATCAACTGCTATAAAGGATTTAATTGTATTCTTTACAATATTATTATTTTCAAGTTCTGTAATAACATTAGCGTCTGTTACTCCAAATACTATGAAAAACATGTCCAATGAATACTATAAAAATATTAAATACAACAATGACTTTACTTATTCAAATGTTGTTATAAATAATCCATTAACAAGATATTCATTCTATCAAATGGATGAAATGAATAAGGCTGAGAGTAATATAGAGGCTTCTTTATTTAATACAATAGTAAAAACTCAAGATTATGAATATAAAACATTATTTGAGAAAAATTACTGAAATACATCAATTGATAATGCCCAAGATTTTAGAAAGTATTTTCAAGAGATGTTAATCAATAATCTTATTACTTTTAAGGGAGGAGTTTTATCAACAGGAATTATGGATAAATTAGTAGAGATTGAGCCCAAAGGGTTAGGTGCAACAATTGTAAACAATAATTTTAAAACTATCTCTTGTGAGGTTATTCCTCAGTTATTTGGCCAAGGAGGCATTAGTGAAGCAACAAATTATAATGATTGTATAAAAAGTGTTTCTAATAATATTCTTCCTTCTACTATAAAAGAACTTTGAGATAAGGACGATAAAGAGTTTAAAAATTTCTCATTTAATTTTTCTACTATTTCAGTTGATAAAGAATTAGATCAAATGTATACAAGAGTTGAATCAACTATTGATAATAATAAGCAAGCAAAATACGTTG from Spiroplasma endosymbiont of Cantharis nigra includes the following:
- a CDS encoding ABC transporter permease, with the translated sequence MLLFKNGLRKLLKDYVQFGIYLVLITIAVIFTSTFGIVSSNLISTNNNINKNFEKFDYSFRYTSSAYKSNDTQTFTPWFAFNTELLKNDKGNYFPRLTFGESGILKKYEFKDNCSGFKINCYESSIFSENGKNYVNFHFGDVESNFGIENNDKQYLPTSDKAVINFTDKQKIEVVKKAEFGDLYKLNLESNSFKNSLIGKLYEKNNNFNQEILSSSARDTALHIFDFMFFLNNSVLTNVIKKDIVSIYENTSIENQKYEIEKYVNKGIGEIDSTGKYLFSKIPIEFKGDADEKKLFSENASFFIKKFDSTLVFKTDINQNGYEILTNKITQRNWFSIYFNLLGDLTNFKITLTNEVVKWDSSGRKFRYISAFYNTKKPNSDILDAHFYNEELFNLYKRTYTNNSFTEYSFISSNGYAKYNNMHLGKSYDIFNYNNSEGMYVMDGIGSDSFNIYPTIYEEDLLTNQKNEAIFYISNSLFNKQFNKDGEEKSYQDVSRSYLTYQKSDMSSIEKDINLLKTYFADNILNLGKIQENINNENYSENLSRANIESYKDTTLLNMRSSLFPGVVKGFYSLAIIFCLIFASALAFVVYTIFKKTLVTQRSQIGNLKSLGFSNTKIIFNYILYMSIPIFILVPIGWTISLFLQGSLMGIFEMYFNIPSIFSIDWKLLLVELFAFLAIVSLIVFFTSYFTVKQSPLILLSPSKSHKPNIFLSKAFSKIKGLSFTSKLRLVILSTAIKDLIVFFTILLFSSSVITLASVTPNTMKNMSNEYYKNIKYNNDFTYSNVVINNPLTRYSFYQMDEMNKAESNIEASLFNTIVKTQDYEYKTLFEKNYWNTSIDNAQDFRKYFQEMLINNLITFKGGVLSTGIMDKLVEIEPKGLGATIVNNNFKTISCEVIPQLFGQGGISEATNYNDCIKSVSNNILPSTIKELWDKDDKEFKNFSFNFSTISVDKELDQMYTRVESTIDNNKQAKYVVYGLDLIEENSKNLLIKNENKIKYNNSLDYIPVLINKKGELEGLKVGNEFNLKTSQNLLATIGENSSINELDSSLWKFKDKNLFQMDLDKFTYAINHDFYFKNGSIYEPYYNMTDIELSLPKKLLNQELFNEVNIEYQQYSNKDLNSIYSEESDSYVVNPFDIYKYENGIPTEIGIETLLGGTNSWLNIALKKGLLVNKIVDSAPRKAKVVGVEELYDGNKLYMDQLYANELMGVKEGFDTRREFDNGSSVNIWSNAKMSSNIQNADQMQRILLSPFNANNATDGFAKYMDQSIGYTDYIQMKKMAMSNLITSVISISVIFVSLSLITAIIIIYLITEMFIGRYKRFMSYMRIQGYSMREINSIIMWIFLPIAAIGVALGITIIWLLISYLVPQILLSLDIAVPMIMGWTIMPIVFIVGLAIFLLGYTVIMLSIRRVKLASLIGNE